From a single Cytophagia bacterium CHB2 genomic region:
- a CDS encoding CHAT domain-containing protein, whose translation MRSFAKFVYPGIAIWGLIAVLAWFFSFIASDPVPMDQLEKELGQRTLTAQEEELLNEFSLHCEKSKHQQAVAVILNQPFRFRNLFQKVLQHALFSKLTQDLVNANESFEIAAAIARVYQDSLADNFLMNELHFSKLLTTAQLQRKLEADYFFNKGIASLSQNDSAMYFFKKSLHLSRKIGDEKRKADNLLMWQYVLYQKGAYEDALKIGEELLEIVRRTGYLHREAGALYNIGQIYIESGEVRKALECFNRAWEIHRTIGNQAGELQLLGRLGVANNQMGDFPRALDFLDQAITLCQASGNKWEELKNLNDRGLVFKNIGDYEKAKREYTNAFERAEEEKDYPNQAVILNNLGILYRLLGDSEQSFSYLSHALAINDSLGNPYDIALTLKNLGDVYKDQDSLKLALAYLEQARSIIKKNAATETFKPRILESDILINMGDIEAGQNNHSTALGYYETALTTFKTIGFKTGIASALIRIGNTLAGMGQHENALENLNEALAIANAIETPLHQVHALYGIGLVYQRTTDFDLAEKYFEQAIAQVEAARVHIQREDRISYFSTIQNLFDQMIILQWMRGNGHAAFAYSERARARGFLDILRERSNDAYKVSSNSDHPASLEGIQNSLNQGVVLLEYRVTQDRLIIFAVDHKNLLIKDVAISRADLSRLVDAFRGTVEKTDPDSYARYLELAQRLYEIVIAPIKQGISPEKNVYVIPDGVLYQVPFAALVFTQDGQQKFLMQDYNLAYAPSATILKLCLDNRRPAIPANQMKLFALGNPTGDLRHSATEVRDIARMFFNPDTLIGKNIPEGKISGMLQENINILHFATHASINGKSPLASYLVVGAENGKAPHHQSRTNHDDDGRLSAYEVYDLNLAETQLVTLSACSTANGRFFQGEGVVGLTHAFMKAGTNAIIATQWNIPDKYTMELMKSFYHNWITKKMTKTEALREAQQKIIIEMSRKSATQNLPYPKAWAAITLTGDYR comes from the coding sequence ATGCGAAGCTTCGCTAAATTCGTTTACCCCGGCATAGCCATTTGGGGGCTCATCGCTGTCCTGGCATGGTTCTTTTCCTTCATCGCATCTGACCCTGTGCCAATGGATCAGCTTGAGAAAGAGTTGGGCCAGCGTACGCTCACTGCTCAGGAAGAAGAACTGCTGAACGAATTTTCTTTGCATTGCGAAAAAAGCAAGCATCAACAGGCCGTCGCCGTGATTTTGAATCAGCCGTTTCGCTTTCGCAACCTTTTTCAAAAAGTGTTGCAGCACGCGCTTTTTTCCAAGCTCACGCAAGATCTCGTGAACGCGAACGAAAGTTTCGAGATTGCTGCCGCAATTGCCCGGGTTTATCAGGATAGTCTCGCCGATAATTTCTTGATGAACGAACTCCATTTCAGCAAACTGCTCACAACCGCGCAACTGCAGCGCAAACTCGAAGCCGACTATTTTTTTAACAAAGGAATCGCCAGTCTTTCACAGAACGATTCCGCGATGTACTTCTTTAAAAAGTCGCTGCACTTGAGTCGCAAGATCGGCGATGAGAAGCGAAAAGCAGACAATCTTTTGATGTGGCAGTATGTTTTGTATCAAAAAGGGGCTTATGAAGACGCACTAAAAATTGGGGAAGAGTTGTTGGAAATCGTTCGCCGAACGGGGTATCTCCATCGCGAAGCCGGCGCACTGTATAATATCGGGCAAATCTACATTGAGTCGGGCGAGGTGCGCAAAGCGCTGGAATGTTTTAACCGTGCGTGGGAAATTCATCGCACGATCGGCAATCAAGCTGGCGAATTGCAGCTTCTGGGACGATTGGGGGTGGCCAATAATCAGATGGGAGATTTTCCCCGGGCGCTGGATTTTCTTGATCAAGCGATCACACTGTGCCAAGCATCCGGGAATAAATGGGAGGAGCTAAAAAATTTGAATGATAGAGGCCTTGTATTCAAAAATATTGGAGACTATGAAAAGGCCAAACGCGAGTATACTAACGCCTTCGAGAGAGCCGAAGAAGAGAAAGATTATCCCAATCAGGCAGTGATACTGAATAATCTTGGAATTCTCTACCGTCTTCTGGGTGATAGCGAGCAATCCTTCAGTTACCTTTCACATGCTCTGGCCATTAATGACAGCCTTGGGAATCCCTACGACATTGCGCTTACCCTAAAAAACCTTGGCGACGTTTACAAGGATCAGGATAGCCTGAAGCTTGCATTAGCGTACCTCGAACAAGCGCGCAGCATAATCAAGAAAAATGCGGCAACCGAGACGTTTAAGCCTCGAATCTTGGAATCTGATATATTAATCAACATGGGAGACATTGAAGCAGGGCAAAACAACCACAGCACGGCATTAGGGTATTATGAAACCGCGCTAACCACGTTCAAAACGATAGGTTTTAAAACGGGGATCGCCTCCGCCCTCATCCGGATTGGCAACACGCTAGCAGGGATGGGGCAGCACGAAAATGCCCTGGAAAACCTCAACGAAGCGCTGGCAATTGCCAATGCGATTGAAACGCCATTACACCAAGTACATGCGCTGTATGGCATCGGGCTCGTTTACCAGCGCACCACGGATTTCGACCTGGCTGAAAAATATTTTGAGCAGGCCATTGCACAAGTGGAAGCGGCGAGAGTCCACATTCAACGTGAAGATCGCATCAGTTACTTTTCCACCATACAAAATCTTTTTGATCAAATGATTATTCTGCAATGGATGCGAGGAAATGGCCATGCCGCGTTTGCGTACTCGGAAAGAGCGAGGGCAAGGGGGTTTCTTGACATTCTTCGCGAACGCTCAAACGATGCTTATAAGGTCTCATCCAATAGCGATCATCCTGCCAGCTTGGAAGGCATTCAAAACAGTCTGAATCAGGGTGTTGTTTTGCTAGAATACCGCGTCACACAAGATCGTCTCATTATATTCGCCGTTGACCATAAGAATCTTCTGATTAAGGATGTTGCTATCTCCCGCGCTGATTTGAGCCGACTGGTCGATGCTTTTCGAGGCACGGTTGAAAAAACCGACCCCGATTCCTATGCGCGCTATCTGGAATTAGCGCAGCGACTATATGAGATCGTGATTGCGCCAATCAAACAGGGCATTTCTCCTGAGAAGAATGTTTATGTTATCCCGGATGGCGTACTGTATCAGGTGCCTTTTGCCGCGCTGGTATTCACACAGGACGGCCAGCAAAAATTTTTGATGCAGGACTATAATCTTGCTTACGCTCCCAGCGCCACAATACTGAAGCTCTGTCTTGACAATCGCCGGCCCGCCATTCCTGCGAATCAGATGAAGTTGTTTGCGCTTGGAAATCCCACCGGCGATTTGAGACATTCTGCGACGGAGGTGAGAGATATCGCAAGGATGTTTTTCAATCCCGATACGCTGATCGGGAAAAATATTCCGGAGGGCAAAATCTCAGGGATGCTGCAAGAGAACATTAATATACTGCATTTTGCCACGCATGCTTCGATTAATGGCAAAAGCCCTTTGGCCTCCTATCTTGTCGTTGGCGCCGAAAACGGCAAAGCCCCTCACCATCAGTCAAGAACAAATCATGACGATGATGGCCGATTGAGCGCATACGAAGTGTACGATCTCAATCTCGCCGAGACGCAACTGGTTACGCTCTCGGCATGCAGCACGGCGAATGGACGTTTTTTTCAAGGGGAGGGCGTTGTCGGCCTGACGCACGCTTTTATGAAGGCAGGAACCAATGCGATTATTGCAACGCAATGGAATATTCCCGATAAATATACTATGGAACTCATGAAATCATTTTATCACAACTGGATCACAAAGAAAATGACGAAAACGGAGGCGCTGCGAGAAGCGCAACAAAAAATAATTATTGAGATGTCACGGAAGAGCGCAACACAAAATCTTCCATATCCCAAAGCGTGGGCCGCCATCACATTGACCGGTGATTACCGTTGA
- a CDS encoding tetratricopeptide repeat protein, which translates to MSTVTPETKRESRDFSESHLREAQILRFLEGTLSENEAENVQAHLDSCRECFDLFSTAVKYSLNPPTAEEASEFEKLYRPAPERRLEKLFAVPPAGRVQPNSLAGLPKPFLPKAPKIPSYWRPILAAAAAVLLVIFAGMPQYDKWRSNNLAEQAFVELSSDIHFDSAEQPRPAGSFKYDEFKIVRNQERVSQSQPALQKLQSALAIKNDNPRAHQYLGTYYLLVEQDLQKAEEHYNRANTLAPGDASILNDLGVLAWHKLQYDDALDKFSAALQQSPRFAEAQYNLATLYQKQGKLTQAENVWQKYLEIDSTSTWASVARDQLTALRGQ; encoded by the coding sequence ATGTCAACTGTTACGCCAGAAACCAAGCGCGAGAGCCGCGACTTCTCAGAAAGCCATCTTCGGGAGGCCCAAATTCTGAGATTTCTGGAAGGCACTCTCAGTGAAAACGAAGCGGAAAACGTGCAGGCTCATCTTGATTCCTGCCGCGAATGCTTTGATTTATTCTCCACCGCCGTGAAATACTCGCTCAATCCGCCCACCGCTGAAGAGGCGTCGGAGTTTGAAAAGTTATATAGACCAGCTCCGGAACGGCGATTGGAAAAACTGTTTGCCGTCCCCCCGGCCGGCCGAGTGCAGCCAAATTCACTCGCCGGGTTGCCAAAGCCTTTCCTGCCAAAAGCGCCAAAAATTCCATCATATTGGCGGCCAATTCTGGCGGCGGCGGCCGCGGTGTTGCTGGTGATATTCGCAGGCATGCCCCAATATGATAAATGGCGGAGCAATAATCTGGCGGAGCAAGCGTTTGTCGAACTTTCTTCCGATATTCATTTCGACAGTGCGGAGCAGCCGCGCCCGGCAGGCAGTTTCAAATACGATGAATTCAAAATCGTTCGTAATCAAGAGCGCGTTTCTCAAAGTCAACCGGCGCTCCAAAAGTTGCAGTCTGCTCTCGCAATTAAAAATGACAATCCCCGGGCGCATCAATATTTGGGGACTTATTATTTGCTCGTCGAGCAAGATTTGCAAAAAGCCGAGGAGCACTATAATAGGGCCAACACTCTGGCGCCTGGCGATGCCAGCATCCTGAATGATCTTGGTGTTTTGGCATGGCATAAATTGCAATACGACGACGCGCTGGATAAATTCTCCGCGGCGTTGCAGCAGAGCCCGCGATTCGCAGAAGCGCAATACAATCTTGCGACACTTTATCAAAAACAGGGGAAGCTGACGCAAGCAGAGAATGTCTGGCAAAAATATTTGGAGATTGATTCGACGTCAACTTGGGCAAGCGTCGCGCGAGATCAGTTGACTGCCCTTCGAGGGCAATGA
- a CDS encoding carbohydrate kinase family protein → MPYREGFACAGPWVVEHVREVTHYPPEGSVAKIENEHLRLGGAFRLMAELRGLDANAPLYAIGSLGEDENGHLILDDCHKLDIDTYQLCVKDEIATAHAEVILAQRSNMRTSFYSGGANDLLSVEHFDFRHCLASWFHLHDLTRLPALLHPADEHRTHAGRVLQMAQNAGLITSLYVDQLPDAPVKLNLLSTLAFADHLIISENTLSQLMEFPETDLSRESIMTAVQQMMAKSALASVAIVDATAGGFVTRTGEFQWQEFAADRSSHFPQERFCARVIYDAYCKNVRATTT, encoded by the coding sequence ATGCCTTATCGTGAAGGTTTTGCATGCGCTGGCCCATGGGTGGTCGAGCATGTTCGAGAAGTTACACACTATCCGCCGGAAGGTAGCGTCGCAAAAATTGAGAACGAGCACCTTCGGCTCGGCGGCGCGTTCCGGCTAATGGCGGAACTGCGCGGCCTGGACGCGAATGCGCCGCTTTATGCGATTGGCAGCCTCGGCGAAGATGAGAACGGCCATCTCATCCTTGACGATTGCCATAAACTTGACATCGACACGTATCAACTCTGCGTTAAAGATGAAATTGCAACGGCGCATGCCGAGGTTATTCTAGCGCAGCGCAGCAATATGCGCACGAGTTTTTACAGCGGCGGCGCGAATGATCTTTTATCTGTCGAGCATTTCGATTTTCGCCATTGCCTCGCAAGCTGGTTTCATTTACACGATCTCACCCGGCTGCCGGCGTTGTTGCACCCCGCGGATGAACATCGCACACACGCCGGCCGTGTCTTGCAAATGGCGCAAAACGCCGGTTTAATCACTTCGCTTTATGTTGATCAGCTTCCAGATGCGCCGGTCAAGCTCAACCTTCTCTCAACTCTTGCCTTTGCCGATCATCTGATTATCTCTGAAAATACGCTGTCACAACTGATGGAATTTCCGGAAACAGATTTATCCCGCGAGTCAATCATGACAGCAGTCCAACAGATGATGGCCAAAAGCGCGCTTGCGAGCGTCGCGATTGTTGATGCAACCGCCGGGGGTTTTGTTACGCGTACGGGAGAATTCCAGTGGCAGGAATTCGCAGCAGACCGATCAAGTCATTTTCCCCAGGAGAGGTTTTGCGCAAGAGTAATCTACGATGCGTATTGCAAAAACGTGAGGGCCACGACGACATAA
- the msrP gene encoding protein-methionine-sulfoxide reductase catalytic subunit MsrP — MFIRKKKRWEIPERLATPEEIFLNRRRFLQQLGWSGLGLMGGLASLEAWRNAAAAMPQSSIYSAKRNATYVLDRPLTDEFAATHYNNFYEFTTDKRGVADLVGEFKTQPWAIAVKGLVAKPKTFDLDELIKLMPVEERLYRFRCVEAWAMAVPWTGFPLKALIDLVAPTAKAKFVRMVSFNRPHEAPGMAEQSWYPWPYFEGLRLEEAMNELAFMAIGMYGKPMPKQNGAPVRLVTPWKYGYKSIKSIVEIEFTDKQPPTFWNKIAPGEYDFLSNVDPDVPHPRWSQAIERIIPSMEERPTLKYNGYEEFVAYLYKKS, encoded by the coding sequence ATGTTCATTCGCAAGAAAAAGCGGTGGGAAATTCCTGAGCGCCTGGCAACGCCGGAAGAAATTTTTTTGAACCGGCGCCGCTTTCTCCAGCAGCTTGGTTGGAGCGGCTTGGGTTTGATGGGCGGCCTTGCTTCTCTGGAAGCGTGGAGGAACGCCGCGGCAGCGATGCCGCAATCCAGCATTTATTCCGCCAAGCGCAACGCCACGTATGTGTTGGATCGCCCGCTCACCGACGAATTTGCTGCGACGCATTACAATAATTTTTACGAATTCACCACGGACAAACGCGGCGTTGCCGATTTGGTGGGCGAGTTCAAAACACAACCGTGGGCCATCGCTGTCAAAGGCCTGGTTGCCAAGCCCAAAACGTTCGACCTCGATGAGTTGATTAAACTCATGCCGGTGGAAGAACGCTTGTACCGTTTTCGTTGTGTCGAAGCCTGGGCGATGGCGGTGCCGTGGACGGGATTTCCGCTGAAGGCGTTGATCGATCTTGTTGCACCCACGGCCAAGGCGAAGTTTGTGCGCATGGTTTCATTCAACCGGCCTCATGAAGCGCCGGGCATGGCCGAACAAAGCTGGTATCCCTGGCCTTATTTTGAAGGTTTGCGCCTTGAGGAGGCCATGAACGAGCTGGCGTTTATGGCCATCGGGATGTATGGCAAACCCATGCCGAAACAAAACGGCGCGCCGGTGCGGCTTGTGACGCCGTGGAAGTACGGGTACAAAAGCATCAAATCAATCGTCGAAATCGAATTTACCGACAAGCAGCCGCCGACGTTTTGGAACAAGATCGCGCCGGGCGAGTACGATTTTCTTTCGAATGTTGATCCCGATGTGCCGCATCCGCGCTGGTCACAAGCCATTGAGCGGATCATTCCGAGCATGGAAGAACGCCCGACGTTGAAGTACAACGGCTACGAAGAATTTGTTGCCTATCTCTACAAAAAGTCATAA
- a CDS encoding VWA domain-containing protein → MTFDLKFAAPAFYPLILLALGVAFTLFVYRTTTPRVSNLLRRVLAILRTVALAAALLLLFEPTLSLAVKQSQKPAVAILVDRSASMTLSDSTQSRADLAKQALSRPWLAQLREQAEVFLYSFGDTLQALALDSIAALKFDGDGSNLANALTAAKQQLAHREYRGAIVFSDGAYNIGSNPGRVAESYGLPIITTQIGARRDARDALISEVVTNEVAYADTKLPVAISVSASGLAGRQARLRVYEGENEVATQTLVLPSDNTQVTASVSLLPQQVGLTRYTVSLDHFEGELTTENNRRAFYVKVLKSKLTIWIFAGAPSADFAFLQRTIAHDPNFQVRGFVQRSGGSFYADATQALPAFRRPDEWQPVDAVLLVDFPRRDSDRSLLDMLVKQLGENAKPLFYLHGPGVDLNMLGQLRGVLPLAALPNAMSEQIISVQFTPAGLSHPVTRAITDRLAKSANGRATALSTDELPPLFSNVYSLKPSPNAETLAGAGSRMESLWLAQKNANRKTIAIFTYGIWRWKSLLEAVGKNTETYESMMTGLVRWLVTKEDAKLVRFESNKEIYRGGEQIELMAQVYHEDYRPYEGAQVKAQLTGPQFNQEIILQDAGSGLYRARLQVLGGGEYLYKGTAVAGDRTLGEDSGRFSVEPFSLEFLDTRYNEPVLRQMAQLTGGAYVASDSLGDYLSRLPLQPTTKVESYHLALWGRPSVLVILLLTLGLEWFIRRRQGML, encoded by the coding sequence ATGACTTTCGATTTGAAATTTGCCGCACCGGCTTTTTACCCTCTGATCCTTCTGGCGCTGGGAGTTGCGTTCACGCTTTTCGTCTATCGCACCACCACCCCGCGCGTATCGAACCTGCTGCGTCGCGTGTTGGCGATTCTGCGAACCGTTGCGCTGGCCGCTGCGTTGTTGCTCTTATTTGAGCCAACACTGAGTCTGGCCGTGAAACAATCGCAAAAACCGGCGGTCGCAATTCTCGTTGATCGTTCTGCCAGCATGACGTTGTCGGATTCTACGCAAAGCCGCGCTGACCTCGCGAAACAGGCGCTGTCACGCCCGTGGCTGGCGCAGTTGCGTGAGCAAGCCGAGGTGTTTTTGTATTCGTTCGGCGATACCTTGCAAGCGCTGGCGTTGGATTCGATTGCTGCGCTGAAGTTTGACGGCGACGGCAGCAATCTGGCTAACGCCTTGACGGCGGCGAAACAACAGCTTGCTCATCGCGAATATCGGGGCGCAATTGTATTCAGCGACGGCGCATATAATATCGGCAGCAACCCGGGCCGGGTGGCAGAAAGTTACGGCCTGCCCATCATCACCACACAAATCGGCGCGCGCCGCGATGCGCGTGATGCGCTGATCAGCGAAGTGGTTACAAATGAAGTTGCCTATGCCGACACCAAGCTGCCGGTTGCGATTTCCGTTTCAGCTTCAGGTTTGGCAGGGCGGCAGGCGCGCTTACGTGTTTATGAGGGCGAGAACGAGGTGGCAACGCAGACCCTTGTGCTGCCTTCCGACAACACCCAAGTCACGGCTTCGGTTTCATTATTGCCGCAACAGGTTGGATTGACACGATACACCGTAAGCCTGGATCATTTTGAAGGCGAGTTGACCACGGAAAACAATCGCCGCGCGTTTTATGTCAAAGTTTTGAAAAGCAAGCTGACCATCTGGATTTTTGCCGGTGCGCCCTCCGCAGACTTTGCATTTCTGCAGCGCACGATAGCGCACGACCCCAATTTTCAAGTACGCGGGTTTGTGCAGCGCTCGGGCGGAAGTTTTTACGCCGATGCGACACAGGCGTTGCCGGCATTTCGCCGGCCGGATGAATGGCAGCCGGTTGACGCGGTTCTGCTGGTTGATTTTCCGCGGCGCGATAGTGACCGCAGCCTGCTTGACATGCTGGTCAAGCAGTTGGGAGAAAATGCCAAACCGCTGTTCTACTTGCACGGCCCCGGCGTTGATTTGAATATGCTCGGGCAATTGCGCGGCGTTTTGCCACTCGCGGCGCTGCCGAATGCGATGAGCGAGCAAATCATATCCGTACAATTTACTCCGGCTGGCCTGTCGCATCCCGTGACGCGCGCAATAACCGATCGTTTGGCAAAATCAGCTAACGGGCGGGCGACAGCACTCAGCACCGATGAACTGCCGCCGTTATTTTCGAATGTCTATAGCCTAAAGCCCTCGCCGAATGCGGAGACTCTTGCCGGCGCAGGAAGTCGCATGGAATCGCTTTGGCTCGCGCAGAAAAACGCCAATCGCAAAACCATTGCGATTTTCACCTATGGAATTTGGCGCTGGAAAAGTCTATTGGAGGCCGTGGGGAAAAACACTGAAACCTATGAAAGTATGATGACCGGCCTGGTGCGTTGGCTGGTGACAAAAGAAGATGCCAAACTCGTGCGGTTTGAAAGCAACAAGGAGATCTATCGCGGCGGCGAGCAAATTGAATTAATGGCGCAAGTGTATCACGAAGATTATCGTCCCTACGAAGGCGCGCAAGTGAAGGCGCAGTTGACCGGGCCGCAATTTAATCAAGAAATCATTCTGCAAGATGCCGGCAGCGGGCTTTATCGCGCGCGCTTGCAAGTTCTTGGCGGCGGGGAATACCTTTACAAAGGAACTGCCGTAGCGGGTGATCGAACACTCGGCGAAGACAGCGGCCGCTTCTCGGTCGAGCCGTTTAGTCTGGAATTTCTCGACACACGCTACAACGAACCGGTGTTGCGGCAAATGGCGCAACTCACCGGCGGCGCTTATGTTGCTTCGGATAGTTTGGGCGACTATCTCTCACGCCTGCCGTTGCAGCCCACCACAAAAGTCGAATCATACCATCTCGCGCTCTGGGGCCGGCCCTCGGTGTTGGTGATTTTGCTGCTCACCCTGGGGCTGGAATGGTTTATCCGCAGACGGCAGGGGATGCTGTGA
- a CDS encoding sigma-70 family RNA polymerase sigma factor: protein MSYILPGNDSEQRSFQNNNHKNLTHNDLVKQLAHAPDDERLWSEFIQRYDKHIQRTIFVMCKRMRYRGVAQAEDLAQEVYLKLKEKNGHRLKEFEGQHANSIFTYLETIAANVVRNAWRNDHAQKRPPAEKGLALDQQVFPASEGRGINLAEILPAENWDNEVKRLELEDAVGYCLGKILGDKRHAQRDRLLFKLYFYQDFSAEQIAQIRQIGLSDKRIYGLLKTLSEKVRECLRRQN from the coding sequence ATGTCTTACATTCTTCCCGGAAACGACTCCGAACAACGCTCATTTCAAAACAACAACCACAAAAATCTGACGCACAACGATCTCGTCAAGCAACTGGCACACGCACCAGATGATGAAAGGCTGTGGAGTGAATTCATTCAGCGTTATGACAAACATATTCAACGCACGATTTTCGTAATGTGCAAACGCATGCGTTATCGCGGCGTGGCGCAAGCAGAAGACCTGGCGCAGGAAGTCTATCTGAAGTTAAAAGAAAAAAATGGGCACCGGCTGAAGGAATTCGAAGGACAGCACGCCAACTCGATTTTCACTTATCTTGAAACCATCGCGGCGAATGTCGTACGCAATGCCTGGCGCAATGACCACGCCCAAAAGCGCCCGCCGGCGGAAAAAGGCCTGGCGCTCGATCAGCAAGTCTTTCCCGCTAGCGAAGGCCGCGGCATCAATCTCGCCGAAATCCTGCCGGCGGAAAATTGGGATAATGAGGTGAAGCGCCTGGAATTGGAAGACGCGGTGGGTTACTGTTTGGGGAAAATTTTGGGCGATAAGCGTCACGCCCAACGCGACAGACTTCTCTTCAAACTGTATTTCTATCAAGATTTCTCCGCGGAGCAAATTGCACAGATTCGGCAAATCGGGCTTTCAGATAAGCGAATCTATGGCTTGCTCAAGACGCTGTCCGAAAAAGTGCGCGAATGCTTGCGCCGGCAAAATTAA
- a CDS encoding SLC13 family permease: protein MTFEIAFVLVLVILAVILFATEKLPVDLVALLVMGVLLVSGIISPEEGIAGFSNTATVTVGAMFVLSAGLFKTGAVNHLGRVLSRLFKLNLWLALFVTMLIAGGLSAFINNTPVVAIFLPLLLGVARDLGVSPSKLLMPLSFASMFGGVCTLIGTSTNILVSAIAERHGQPTFGMFEFTRMGAIFFAAGILYMIFIGIRLIPDRRGKGDLMQTFGMGDYLIDVVLLPEAESVGKSVADSPLVKDLDLDILEVQREDRLIPLPTAATVLQANDVLRVRCEIEKIKQLQERKGIILKPEIKWRDEELESEEAMLVEAVIAPNSVLDGKTLKDIRFRNYFGGTVLALRHRGATVHEKMESTTLRAGDVLLVKIRRDHLIHLEEHEAFLVVSEVGLPTFRKSKAIPAIAIVAGVVLAAAFNIIPIVSSAIAGAILMILVGCLDLEEAYKAIEWKVIFLLAGVLSLGAALEKTGAALLVSDALIAGIGPWGPLALLAALFLLTTVLTNVMSNNATAALLAPIALAASESLGLSPRPLLMAVTFAASLSFMTPVGYQTNTLIYGPGQYKFADFLRAGTLLNLLFWILAILLIPKFWPF, encoded by the coding sequence ATGACCTTTGAGATAGCTTTTGTTCTTGTCCTTGTTATCCTTGCTGTCATCCTTTTTGCCACCGAGAAACTGCCGGTTGATCTGGTGGCGCTGCTGGTGATGGGTGTGTTGCTGGTGAGCGGCATCATTTCGCCGGAAGAAGGCATCGCCGGCTTCAGCAACACTGCCACCGTCACAGTCGGCGCCATGTTCGTGCTCAGCGCCGGCTTGTTCAAAACCGGCGCGGTAAATCATCTTGGCCGCGTCTTGAGCCGGCTCTTCAAACTCAATCTTTGGCTGGCGTTGTTTGTGACCATGCTCATCGCCGGCGGCTTGTCGGCCTTCATCAACAACACGCCGGTGGTTGCGATTTTCTTGCCGCTGCTGCTGGGCGTCGCGCGCGATCTCGGTGTCAGCCCTTCGAAACTGTTGATGCCGCTGTCGTTCGCCTCGATGTTCGGCGGTGTGTGCACGCTGATCGGCACCTCCACGAATATTCTGGTCAGCGCCATTGCCGAACGCCACGGCCAGCCGACCTTCGGCATGTTTGAGTTCACGCGCATGGGCGCAATTTTCTTCGCCGCCGGCATACTGTACATGATCTTCATCGGCATCCGCTTGATTCCCGACCGCCGCGGCAAGGGTGATCTCATGCAAACCTTTGGCATGGGCGATTATTTGATCGACGTGGTGCTGCTGCCGGAGGCGGAATCGGTCGGCAAATCCGTGGCGGATTCGCCTTTGGTCAAAGATCTCGATCTCGATATTCTGGAAGTGCAGCGCGAGGACCGGCTGATTCCCCTTCCCACCGCGGCAACTGTGCTGCAGGCCAACGACGTGTTGCGCGTGCGCTGCGAAATCGAAAAGATAAAACAACTGCAGGAACGCAAGGGCATTATTCTGAAGCCGGAAATCAAATGGCGCGATGAGGAGCTGGAGTCTGAGGAAGCGATGTTAGTGGAAGCCGTGATCGCGCCCAATTCTGTGTTGGACGGCAAGACGTTAAAGGACATCCGCTTCCGCAATTATTTCGGCGGCACGGTGCTGGCCTTGCGCCATCGCGGCGCCACCGTGCATGAAAAGATGGAAAGCACCACCCTGCGCGCGGGCGACGTATTGTTAGTGAAGATTCGGCGCGATCATCTCATTCACCTCGAGGAGCATGAAGCTTTCCTCGTCGTTTCCGAAGTCGGTCTGCCCACGTTTCGCAAGAGCAAGGCTATCCCTGCAATAGCGATCGTCGCGGGCGTTGTGCTCGCCGCCGCGTTCAACATTATACCGATTGTAAGCAGCGCCATTGCCGGCGCCATCTTGATGATCCTCGTCGGCTGTCTTGATTTGGAGGAAGCTTACAAAGCCATTGAATGGAAAGTGATTTTTCTGCTGGCCGGTGTGCTGTCGTTAGGCGCGGCGTTGGAGAAAACCGGCGCGGCGCTGCTGGTTTCGGATGCCCTCATTGCCGGCATCGGGCCGTGGGGACCACTGGCTTTGCTCGCGGCGCTTTTTTTGTTGACCACGGTTTTGACCAACGTCATGTCCAATAACGCCACTGCAGCGCTGTTAGCGCCCATCGCCCTCGCCGCTTCAGAATCGCTGGGATTGAGTCCGCGACCCTTGCTCATGGCCGTGACCTTTGCCGCATCGTTGAGCTTCATGACGCCGGTTGGCTATCAAACCAACACGCTGATCTATGGCCCGGGCCAGTATAAATTCGCGGATTTTTTGCGCGCCGGTACGTTGCTGAATTTACTGTTCTGGATACTGGCCATTCTGTTGATTCCGAAGTTCTGGCCGTTCTAG